GTGCGTTCATGGGTTCGCTCGTAGGGTTCCGCTTGGATCTGCTCCGATGCTTGCTTCTGTAAGAGTTGGTTCAAAAACGACTGCATGAGAGATGGAGCCAGTTTGCCATGTGTTGTAAGCAGTTGGTGTAATTCTTCTGCGGAAAGGGTAAGATGGAAGTGAGTCATTTCGATTCCTCCTTGGGATATTGTTGTAGACAAACTCCATGATTCCCAAAAAGAGGATTGAAATGACTCTTCCTATTTCAGATCCTTTTTACACATAATACCGGACACAACTTCGTATGTTCCAACGATGCACCCCAAATAACCGTCATCCGTGATGATTCTGGCTCGTTGTACGTCAAACCTTTTGCATAAGAACGTATCCGTTCCGCTTGCGTTTCCAAATCGTAGCCGTGTTCCACCTGTCCTTCCGTAGACATGCGGCAATAGCCAAAATAAACCTCCCTGCATACGTTCTTTGCGGCGAATTATGTAAAGCGCTTCTTCCTTCAAATCCGCATAAAACACGAGAATTTTAGTAAGGAACAAAAATTCATATGTTCTTTTTGCAAATTCATCGTAACACTCCGAAACGCTTCCAGTCTAAAGTGGGATTGCTGATAGGTCTGGAAGGTATTTCACCAATGTTGGCGAATAAAAAGCGATGTGGGTACATCTCGATTGAAATAATTGTATTATTATCAAGAGAGACTACTACTTCTTTAGGAAGGGTTGCAAATATGCCGACTTTAGATTGGATTGGAAAAAAAGCTGTTGTTAATCATCATAATCAGATTCATTATCACTTATTGAACGCCCAACCAGAATATTCAGTAAACCCCGAACAAGCCAATGGTAATTTACTTATTCATGGCGACAACTTAAAGGCGATTAAGGCATTACTACCTTATTATTCCAAAGAATGTAAGTTCATTTATATAGATCCCCCTTATAACACAGGTAGTCCGAATCAACTTTGGCATTATAACGACGATGTGGATAGTCCTGAAATACGTCAATGGTTAGGGGAAGTCGTTGGGCCGGACATGGAGGACTTATCCCGTCATGATAAATGGTTGTGCATGATGTACCCTCGTTTGAACTTACTTAAGAAATTACTCAGAGACGATGGATTTATTTGTGTGCAGATCGACGATAACGAAGCCGCAAATCTCAAGGCAATAATGGATGAAATATTCCTTCCTTCGAATTACCTAGCAACTATTTATGTGCAGGTCAGGTATGCTGATAAAACACTAACACAAGATATGGATTTCCATAAACAAATTGAACAGATTCTTGTGTACCGTGCTACACCAAAGGCTAAGCCAAAATTGATTGAGACGGAGTACAAATTAGATAAATTTAAGTGGTATGTTCGTGAGAAAGCTCCAGGTAGAAAAACAATAATTGGCGGCAAAGAAGTAGTGATTTTCAAAAGTAATGAGTACGAGATTTACGAAGGCGAACCTTCTCCCAAAGGGCTTAAGGAAATATGGGCTTCTGGTTCAGTTCTTAATAACAACTCATCAGGACGCTTCTTTAGAGATTACTTAAATGGTCGCAAGGATATTGACGGTCTTGGAGTTCTCTACAAGGTATACGGTATTGGTGATGACTCGTATGATTACCGCTACTTCACTGGCCCTAAGAGAGCGAATGCCATTAGAGGAAAGTATTATCAAGGTGTTCCAACTGATGTATTGGAGTCCGAAGGAGAAACTACAAATAAAAATCCAATACCGAATTTCTACGATATGGCTGGGGACTTCGGGAATTGCCGTCACGAAGGTGGGGTCGAGTTCAACGGAGGAAAAAAACCAGAACGGCTTCTGGCTATGCTGTTAAAACACTTCACCGATGAGGGTGATATTGTGGTTGATTCCTTTGCCGGTAGTGGAACAACCGCGGCCGTTGCGCAAAAGATGCGTCGTAGATGGATCGCCATTGAAATGACCGACATATGCTTCACACATACATTGCCTCGCTTAACAAGAGTGGTGAATGGTGAGGACTTCACAGGTGTTTCCAAGGAATATGAATGGGAGGGTGGGTCTGGTTTTGTCTTTTGTGAACTAGGTGAAAGCCTGTTTAACGAGGTCGGCCTCTTAAAAGACAGAGTGACCTATAAAGATCTGGCACGACATATCTTTTTCACGGAAACAGGGGAGCCTTTAGGGGATATTTCTGATAATCGTAATAACTTTATCGGAGAGTCAAAAGGGAAATTGTACTACCTCTTTTTCGACGAAAGTGGACAGGATACTTTCTTGACACAGGAAATAGTCGATAGTCTTCCCCCGTTTGATGGTAGACAAAGAATCATATTTGCAAACGGTTGTCGGGTCAGTTCCTCATTACTTAACGTATATGGAATAGTTTTTAAACAAATACCATATGAGATAAAGGTGAAATAAATATGTTGAATCTAAAGAAATATCAGGAAAGGGCTTTAAACACACTTTCTAATTATCTCAAACTCTCGAGGGCTGTGGGAGCAAGTGAGGCTTTCTCCCAAATAACTGGTCGACCTTACGTATCTGTCCCTCAATTACCGGGAATGCCTTATGTCTGTTTACGGATACCTACAGGTGGTGGAAAAACCCTTATGGGATGCCACGCTATCGACATTGTCAAGAGCGAATTCTTACACGTTGATCATGCTCTCGTATTGTGGCTAGTCCCTACAATCCAAATCCGTGACCAAACTCTTGCTGCTCTTAAAGACGAGAGTCACCCATACAGACAAGCACTTAAAGGTACCATTAACGGACCGATTACCGTTCTGGATATTACAGAGGCTTTGTTCGTTCAACGAAACGTGCTTGACAGTGAAACATGTATCATTGTATCCACGTTAGCAGCACTGCGTATTGAGGATACTGATGGGAGAAGGATTTACGACGAAAATGGCTCACTTATGCCTCATTTTACTGGATTAAATGATGCAGTTTTGGATTCGTTAGAGAAGAATCAGGACGGCAAAATTATTTATTCACTGGCAAATGTTCTGAGGGCTCGAAGGCCTATGGTAATCATGGACGAGGCCCATAACGCCCGTACAAACTTGTCTTTTGAAACTCTGGCAAGATTTAGTCCTTCTTGTGTAATTGAGTTTACTGCGACCCCTCAATCAACTCATCATCCTCAACGGGGTGAATTTGCTAGTAACGTACTTGTTAGCGTGTCCGCCGCTGAACTTAACGCTGAATCAATGATTAAAATGCCGATTAGGCTGGAGACTAAGAATGACTGGAAGGAAGTTATTGCGGATGCTATTGGAAAGCGAAAGCAATTAGAGAGTATAGCCCGCAAAGAGGAGCGGGAGACTGGGGAACATATTCGGCCTATTGTTCTATTCCAAGCTCAGCCTCGTTATCAAGATAGAGAAACGATTAATGTGGACATTTTATTGCAATCGTTAATGGAAGATTTCAAAATACCTAGGGATGAAATTGCGATTCATATTGGAGATCAAAAAGAACTTGACGGCGTCAATCTTTTTGACCCTACTTGCAAAATTAAGTTTGTAATCACGGTATCAGCACTTAAAGAGGGGTGGGACTGTTCATACGCTTATGTTCTCTGTTCCGTAGCTGAAATTGGTTCGGCTACTGCTGTGGAACAGTTGGTAGGGCGTATATTGCGTTTGCCAAATGCTAAAAAGAAAAATCACCAAGAACTTAATAAAGCGTATGCTTACGTTTCTTCCACAAAGTTTGCTGAGACGCTTGAAGCTCTTACTGACGCACTCATTGAAAATGGGTTTGAGAAATTTGAAGCACCACTCATGATCGAACCGCCGACACCCGAACCTGACTTGTTCGACTTTATTGTAACTTCGGAGATTGTAGAAGAAGAACCAGACCTTGACGATCTACCAGAGGAGATAAAGAAAAAGGTCACTTACCAATCAGAATCTAAAACCCTTGAATTCACTGGTTCAATGTCTGAGGAAGAAAAAGAAAAGATTGAGAAGTGCTTTAAAACTGAAAAAGGTAAGAAAGCAGTTTGGAATTTGTTTACGAAAAGTCGTAGAAAACCAAGTCCAAGTGATGGAACAGGTGAACCACGACCTGAGTTTCCAAAGCAACAGACTAAGACTACGTTTAGTGTCCCCTATCTGGTATATAAAAGCGGGGAGCAAATAAGAATTTTCGAGGAAACGATTTTCTTAAACACTAACTGGGAACTTGCCACTTGTGATTACAAGTTGTCCGAAGAAGATTTCTCTCTTAAACATAAAGGAATAGGCCAGGTTGGGGAAATAACGGTTACGGATCAAGGGAAGGTTGAAAGCAGGTTTATTGAAGATTTAACTGAACAGCTCTCTTTATACATCGATAATAGAGGATGGACGATTGCAGAGTTAGCTAACTGGTTAGACCGTAAGATTCCTCATCCTGATATTTCGATCAAGCAGTCTACGTTGTTTATATACAAGGTAATTCAATACCTGATCAAGAAGCGAGAATTCGATCTCGACACCTTAGTTTATTTCAAGTATAGATTACGTGACGCTGTGGAGAAGCTGATTGACCGTCATCGCCAACAAGTACGAAAACAAGCGTATCAGACTTGTTTAAATCTCGGGGATGATACGTTATTTGTGACAGACGAATTTGTTTTTACTTTTGATAAAGACGTATATCCAGCAAGTTGGTATTATGATGGGCATTTTAAGTTCAATAAGCATTACCATAAACTAGTGGGAGAATTGAAAAATACCGGAGAGGAGTTTCGCTGTGCCCAAATAATTGATTCACTCCCCCAGGTTAAGCACTGGATTAGAAATATTGACGGTCAAGAAAAGTATAGCTTTTGGTTACAAAAATCTAAAGGTCGTTTCTACCCGGATTTCGTTGCTGAACTTAATGATGGGCGGCTTTTAGTGGTTGAGTATAAAGGTGACCATATTAAGGACAACGAGGATTCGGAAGAGAAAAAGGCAATAGGGGAATTGTGGGCGGCAAGAAGTAATGGTAAATGTTTGTTCTATTGGGCAATAAAAGATAACGTTGAAAACCTTAGAACTTTTATTAGTTGAGCCTTGTGAAAGTCCCCAGAAAAACCAATATCTCGGATGGGAATGGTGACCGGATTATTTTTGTATTCTTGGAAGTTCGTTAAACTAAAATCACAAGCCCACATTCACAGACATCCACCTTTAGAAAGTTGACTAAACCAAAGAAGTGACTTAGTTAGAGCCTAAATGGAAGGATGATTTCCTAGGGTGAAGTAGAGATTATTCTTATCGGCGTGGAGTTAATTTCACCTTGATTTGCAAATCCAACTGCAAATCAAACGCCTACAAATGGTCGTGAAACAACGTGAAATCCAATCTAAAAACGCCCGAGAATACGGGCGTTTCGTGATCTTGAGCAATTCAATGTGTCTGCTTAAAATGTTCGCCGGACAAGGACATGATGTAATAATTTGAATTTAAAACGCAAAGGATCCGTAACGTTGTTGTACGACCTGTATGACATTTGTCATATGCTCCTCTTGACGTTTATGAATTCAGGAAAGCGCACATATTCCCCTATAATGAAGGAAAACAAAGAAATGCATCAATGCACGAATTCGCGCAACGGATTCGGTGGGGAGGATTACATCATGTCGGCATCCCATCTTGCCAACCTGAAAAAAGAAGTGAGCGCTTTTCAGAAAACCGATACGAAATTGAGCCTGCTGCAAGTCGTCAATACTGTCGTGCCGCTGGTTTTGCTCTGGTGGGCCGCGTACGCCAGCCTGTCCTTTTCGTACGGGCTTACGTTGCTGATCGCGGCCGTCGCTTCCGGCTTTTTGATTCGGACATTCATTATATTTCACGACTGCTGCCATCAATCGTTTTTCAAAAGCCGCAAAGCCAATGACATACTCGGCACCATTACCGGAGTGCTGACACACGTGCCCTACTGCCAATGGAAGCACGACCATTCTGTGCACCACGCGACGAGCGGCAATCTTGCCAAAAGAGGCATCGGGGATATTTGGCTGCTCACGGTGGAAGAGTATGCGGCTTCCCCCCTGTGGCGGCGCATCTTCTACCGTTGTTACCGAAACCCGCTCGTCATGTTCGGCTTCGGTCCGATTGCGGTGTTTCTGGTTCAATACCGGTTCAACCGCAGGGGGGCGCCTCGCAAGGAACGGATCAACACCTACTTGACCAATCTGCTGATTGCCGCCATGTACGCGCTGCTGTACCAAGTGGTCGGTTGGCAGGCATTGCTGGCCGTGCAGGGACCGATCTTTTTCCTGTCCGGCATGTTCGGTATCTGGCTGTTTTACGTACAGCACCAGTTCGAACGCTCCTATTTTGAAAAGGAAGAAGAATGGGATTATGTGCAGGCCGCCGTGGAAGGCAGTTCCTTTTACAAGCTGCCCCGACCTTTGCAGTGGATCACCGGCAATATCGGCTTTCATCACGTGCATCATTTGAATCCGAGAGTGCCGAACTACCATCTGGAAGAAGCGCATCTCGCTGTTCCATTCTTGCAAAAGGCGACCACGATTACGCTCGCCACCAGCCTGAAATCGCTGCGGTACCGGCTTTGGCATGAAGCCGAGAAAACGTTTGTAAGTTTTAAAGAGGCCGGACCCATAATCCGCGGTATTCGTGCTGCCGCTCCTGAACGCCCCAAACGCAAGGGCAAGGCGGCCGCCGCGGCAAAAATCGCCGCAGGAGCCCGGACGGACTGAGAGGGAAACCGCTGTAAAGTTTGTGTAGTATAATATACACACATGCTGTTTCAGCGAAAGAAACCGGAGGAAAACACCATGCGCACAGTGCTGCAAAAACTAAATGCCATGTTTCGAAAAAATACTGGGCTCAGCCCCTACGTGTGGATCGTTTTCTACATTCTTCCGTTTTACTTCATTTTCCGGACTTCTTCTCTTTATCAGGTGGCGATCGGCATCGCGATGGTCATCCTGTTTTTCGTTTGCTACCTGTTGTCCTTTTTTTCAAAAGGTTGGCTTGTGTATTTCTGGACGGGTGTGCAAATTGTCATCTCCACAGCGATGGGTTTTCTGTACGGTTACATTTATTTTTCGCTGTTTCTGGCGTTTTTCATCGGAAATTTGCGTAACCGGGCAGCGTTTTTCACACTGTATGCAGTGCATCTGATCAGCACGCTGGCCGCCGTCAACTATGGGTTTGCCAAGCAAGATCCCGAGTTCATCAAGCAGCTTCCGTTTGTACTGCTCAGCCTCATCGCCGTCATTTTGCTTCCAGTCAGTTCCTACAACAAAAACAGGGAGGACAGGTTAATCGGGCAGTTGGAGAACGCCAACAAACGCATCGCTGAACTTGTCAAACTGGAGGAGAGACAACGGATCGCCCGCGATTTGCATGATACACTTGGTCAAAAACTGTCTCTTATCGGATTGAAAAGCGATTTGGCCCTGAAATTAATCAGGAAGAATCCGAAACAGGCGGAAGCAGAAATGCGCAATGTGCTGGAAACGGCCCGTGCCGCATTGAAGGAAGCCCGGCAATTGGTGACACGAATGCGGGGAGCCAAGCTGGAGGACGAAATTGAGCGCGCCCGCCAACTGCTGACGGCCGCACAGATCGAATTTGAAGTGGAAGGTGACCCCAGTCTCACAAACACGTCTTTGATTAATGAAAATGTTGCGTGTATGTGCCTGAAGGAAGCGGTCACCAATATCGTAAAGCACAGTGGTGCGACCCGATGTACCGTTTCCATCGACTCTACCCCGATCGAACTGGTCGTTCGCGTCAGGGACAACGGTTTAGGTTTCGTCCCCTGGACAGCGAACCTCCGGGGGAGCGGACTGAGAGGGATGAAAGAAAGATTGGAGTTTGTCAACGGCAATCTCGACATACGTTCGGAGGAGAACGGGGAAGGAACGACGGTCATCATCACGGTGCCGAACATGCCGAAACGACCTATGGAACAGGGGGCGGGCGTATGATCCGGGTCCTTATTGCTGAAGACCAGAAAATGCTGCTTGGCGCGCTGGCCGCACTGCTGGAATTGGAAGAAGACATCGAGGTTGTCGGCA
The sequence above is a segment of the Effusibacillus pohliae DSM 22757 genome. Coding sequences within it:
- a CDS encoding site-specific DNA-methyltransferase, giving the protein MFFLQIHRNTPKRFQSKVGLLIGLEGISPMLANKKRCGYISIEIIVLLSRETTTSLGRVANMPTLDWIGKKAVVNHHNQIHYHLLNAQPEYSVNPEQANGNLLIHGDNLKAIKALLPYYSKECKFIYIDPPYNTGSPNQLWHYNDDVDSPEIRQWLGEVVGPDMEDLSRHDKWLCMMYPRLNLLKKLLRDDGFICVQIDDNEAANLKAIMDEIFLPSNYLATIYVQVRYADKTLTQDMDFHKQIEQILVYRATPKAKPKLIETEYKLDKFKWYVREKAPGRKTIIGGKEVVIFKSNEYEIYEGEPSPKGLKEIWASGSVLNNNSSGRFFRDYLNGRKDIDGLGVLYKVYGIGDDSYDYRYFTGPKRANAIRGKYYQGVPTDVLESEGETTNKNPIPNFYDMAGDFGNCRHEGGVEFNGGKKPERLLAMLLKHFTDEGDIVVDSFAGSGTTAAVAQKMRRRWIAIEMTDICFTHTLPRLTRVVNGEDFTGVSKEYEWEGGSGFVFCELGESLFNEVGLLKDRVTYKDLARHIFFTETGEPLGDISDNRNNFIGESKGKLYYLFFDESGQDTFLTQEIVDSLPPFDGRQRIIFANGCRVSSSLLNVYGIVFKQIPYEIKVK
- a CDS encoding DEAD/DEAH box helicase, giving the protein MLNLKKYQERALNTLSNYLKLSRAVGASEAFSQITGRPYVSVPQLPGMPYVCLRIPTGGGKTLMGCHAIDIVKSEFLHVDHALVLWLVPTIQIRDQTLAALKDESHPYRQALKGTINGPITVLDITEALFVQRNVLDSETCIIVSTLAALRIEDTDGRRIYDENGSLMPHFTGLNDAVLDSLEKNQDGKIIYSLANVLRARRPMVIMDEAHNARTNLSFETLARFSPSCVIEFTATPQSTHHPQRGEFASNVLVSVSAAELNAESMIKMPIRLETKNDWKEVIADAIGKRKQLESIARKEERETGEHIRPIVLFQAQPRYQDRETINVDILLQSLMEDFKIPRDEIAIHIGDQKELDGVNLFDPTCKIKFVITVSALKEGWDCSYAYVLCSVAEIGSATAVEQLVGRILRLPNAKKKNHQELNKAYAYVSSTKFAETLEALTDALIENGFEKFEAPLMIEPPTPEPDLFDFIVTSEIVEEEPDLDDLPEEIKKKVTYQSESKTLEFTGSMSEEEKEKIEKCFKTEKGKKAVWNLFTKSRRKPSPSDGTGEPRPEFPKQQTKTTFSVPYLVYKSGEQIRIFEETIFLNTNWELATCDYKLSEEDFSLKHKGIGQVGEITVTDQGKVESRFIEDLTEQLSLYIDNRGWTIAELANWLDRKIPHPDISIKQSTLFIYKVIQYLIKKREFDLDTLVYFKYRLRDAVEKLIDRHRQQVRKQAYQTCLNLGDDTLFVTDEFVFTFDKDVYPASWYYDGHFKFNKHYHKLVGELKNTGEEFRCAQIIDSLPQVKHWIRNIDGQEKYSFWLQKSKGRFYPDFVAELNDGRLLVVEYKGDHIKDNEDSEEKKAIGELWAARSNGKCLFYWAIKDNVENLRTFIS
- a CDS encoding fatty acid desaturase, with product MSASHLANLKKEVSAFQKTDTKLSLLQVVNTVVPLVLLWWAAYASLSFSYGLTLLIAAVASGFLIRTFIIFHDCCHQSFFKSRKANDILGTITGVLTHVPYCQWKHDHSVHHATSGNLAKRGIGDIWLLTVEEYAASPLWRRIFYRCYRNPLVMFGFGPIAVFLVQYRFNRRGAPRKERINTYLTNLLIAAMYALLYQVVGWQALLAVQGPIFFLSGMFGIWLFYVQHQFERSYFEKEEEWDYVQAAVEGSSFYKLPRPLQWITGNIGFHHVHHLNPRVPNYHLEEAHLAVPFLQKATTITLATSLKSLRYRLWHEAEKTFVSFKEAGPIIRGIRAAAPERPKRKGKAAAAAKIAAGARTD
- a CDS encoding sensor histidine kinase, yielding MRTVLQKLNAMFRKNTGLSPYVWIVFYILPFYFIFRTSSLYQVAIGIAMVILFFVCYLLSFFSKGWLVYFWTGVQIVISTAMGFLYGYIYFSLFLAFFIGNLRNRAAFFTLYAVHLISTLAAVNYGFAKQDPEFIKQLPFVLLSLIAVILLPVSSYNKNREDRLIGQLENANKRIAELVKLEERQRIARDLHDTLGQKLSLIGLKSDLALKLIRKNPKQAEAEMRNVLETARAALKEARQLVTRMRGAKLEDEIERARQLLTAAQIEFEVEGDPSLTNTSLINENVACMCLKEAVTNIVKHSGATRCTVSIDSTPIELVVRVRDNGLGFVPWTANLRGSGLRGMKERLEFVNGNLDIRSEENGEGTTVIITVPNMPKRPMEQGAGV